One Tolypothrix bouteillei VB521301 DNA window includes the following coding sequences:
- a CDS encoding ABC transporter substrate-binding protein produces the protein MKRTSTALALALLTTGVGFLTAACDTQAPQTPTTSSGNTTPGSSNTTGSGSGLKIGSLLPATGDLSSIGQQMIPAVPFLVETVNACGGVNGQPVTLIQVDDQTDPKAGAIGMTKLATVDKVAGVVGSFASSVSTAAVSIATQNKVMLISPGSTSPVFTEQAKKGEFKGFWARTVPPDSYQGPALATLANKRGYKRVSTLVINNDYGVGFEQAFVRAFEKLGGTVVNKNNPVRYDPKSTTFESEAAAAFGGKPDAVLGVFYVETGSLLLKSAYQQGLLQGVQVMLTDGMKSDEFPQQVGKTNDGKYIVTGVIGTVPGSNGKALDALTKLWQSKKGGSPGEFAPQSWDATALLVLAAQAAKENTGKGIANKIREVSNAPGVEVTDVCEGLKLLKEGKDINYQGASGNVDVDANGDVIGIYNVWSVEADGKLKTIDKVSPQ, from the coding sequence ATGAAAAGAACAAGCACAGCCTTAGCACTGGCTTTATTAACAACAGGCGTGGGTTTCCTGACAGCCGCTTGTGATACCCAAGCCCCTCAAACTCCAACAACTAGTAGTGGTAACACAACCCCAGGAAGCTCAAATACAACTGGTAGTGGTAGTGGGCTAAAAATAGGTTCCTTGCTCCCAGCAACTGGAGATCTATCCTCTATCGGGCAACAAATGATACCAGCAGTTCCCTTTTTAGTTGAGACAGTCAATGCTTGTGGCGGTGTCAACGGTCAACCCGTGACACTCATTCAGGTAGACGACCAAACCGATCCTAAAGCGGGTGCGATCGGTATGACAAAACTTGCAACTGTAGATAAGGTAGCGGGTGTGGTCGGTTCCTTTGCCAGCAGCGTTTCTACTGCTGCTGTCTCAATTGCTACTCAGAACAAAGTCATGCTCATTTCTCCCGGTAGTACAAGCCCCGTATTTACCGAACAAGCAAAAAAAGGAGAATTTAAAGGCTTTTGGGCGCGTACTGTTCCACCTGATAGCTATCAAGGACCAGCCCTAGCAACACTGGCAAATAAAAGAGGTTACAAGCGAGTTTCCACCCTCGTAATTAATAACGATTACGGCGTTGGTTTTGAACAAGCATTTGTACGAGCTTTTGAGAAATTGGGGGGAACTGTTGTTAACAAAAACAACCCAGTTCGTTACGACCCCAAATCAACCACGTTTGAGAGTGAAGCCGCAGCGGCTTTTGGGGGCAAACCGGATGCCGTTCTGGGAGTTTTTTATGTAGAAACAGGTAGCTTGCTTTTAAAATCAGCATACCAGCAAGGATTGCTCCAGGGGGTTCAGGTGATGCTGACTGATGGTATGAAGTCAGATGAGTTTCCCCAACAAGTTGGCAAAACAAACGATGGAAAATATATTGTCACTGGCGTAATTGGTACAGTACCGGGTTCTAACGGAAAAGCATTAGATGCTCTTACCAAACTTTGGCAATCGAAAAAAGGTGGTTCACCAGGAGAATTCGCTCCTCAATCATGGGATGCAACTGCTTTACTCGTACTAGCCGCACAAGCTGCTAAGGAGAACACAGGTAAAGGTATAGCGAACAAAATCCGTGAGGTATCGAATGCTCCGGGAGTGGAAGTCACAGATGTTTGTGAGGGATTGAAGCTACTGAAAGAAGGGAAAGATATTAATTACCAAGGAGCAAGTGGCAACGTAGATGTTGACGCAAACGGTGATGTCATTGGTATTTATAATGTCTGGAGTGTAGAAGCTGATGGCAAACTCAAAACCATTGACAAAGTAAGTCCGCAGTAA
- the pds gene encoding 15-cis-phytoene desaturase, with amino-acid sequence MRVAIAGAGLAGLSCAKYLTDAGYTPIVLESRDVLGGLVAAWKDKDGDWYETGLHIFFGAYPNMLQLLKELGIEDRLQWKEHTLIFNQPDNPGTYSRFDFPDIPAPWNGIIAILRNNDMLTWPEKIRFGIGLIPAMIQGQKYVEAMDRYSWREWMKKQNIPPRVEKEVFIAMSKALNFINPEEISATILLTALNRFLQERYGSKMAFLDGSPTERMCEPMVEYITSRGGEVRLNAPLKEILLNEDGTVKGYVIRGLHGASDEVVTADMYVSAMPVDVMKVMMPEPWKQIEFFQKLEGLEGVPVINLQLWFDRKLTDIDQLLFSRSPLLSVYADMSNTCRGYENPDKSMLELVLAPAADWIAKSDEEILQATLAELEKLFPDHFIGDNPTKLLKYHVVKTPRSVYKATPGRQQHRPEQVTPVSNFYLAGSYTMQRYLGSMEGAVLSGKLTAQAIAEAHPVAKSSSLQMQTLQPATNAATA; translated from the coding sequence ATGCGAGTAGCGATCGCCGGAGCGGGTTTAGCAGGCTTATCCTGTGCCAAATATCTCACCGATGCAGGTTACACTCCAATCGTCTTAGAAAGCCGAGACGTGTTGGGGGGACTGGTAGCAGCTTGGAAAGACAAAGACGGCGACTGGTATGAAACCGGGCTGCACATCTTCTTTGGAGCATATCCAAATATGCTGCAGTTGCTGAAAGAGTTGGGTATTGAAGATCGACTGCAGTGGAAAGAACACACGTTGATCTTCAATCAGCCTGATAACCCAGGTACCTACAGTCGCTTTGATTTTCCTGATATACCAGCCCCTTGGAACGGCATAATCGCTATTTTACGAAATAACGATATGCTCACCTGGCCGGAAAAAATTCGCTTTGGCATCGGTTTGATACCGGCGATGATTCAGGGGCAAAAGTACGTAGAGGCTATGGATCGATACTCTTGGAGAGAGTGGATGAAAAAGCAAAATATTCCTCCAAGGGTAGAAAAAGAAGTTTTTATCGCCATGTCCAAGGCGTTAAATTTTATCAATCCAGAAGAAATTTCAGCAACAATTCTTTTAACGGCTCTCAATCGATTTCTTCAAGAAAGGTATGGCTCAAAAATGGCTTTTCTTGATGGTTCGCCAACAGAACGGATGTGCGAGCCGATGGTAGAATATATCACTTCACGAGGTGGAGAAGTTCGGTTGAATGCACCGTTGAAAGAAATTTTGCTGAACGAAGATGGCACTGTCAAAGGATATGTCATACGCGGGTTGCATGGAGCAAGCGATGAAGTGGTAACAGCCGATATGTACGTCTCGGCAATGCCAGTGGATGTCATGAAGGTGATGATGCCAGAACCTTGGAAGCAAATAGAATTTTTCCAAAAGCTAGAAGGTTTGGAAGGCGTACCGGTGATAAACTTACAGCTATGGTTTGACCGTAAACTAACAGATATTGACCAGCTGCTGTTTTCGCGATCGCCCTTGCTTAGCGTTTATGCTGACATGAGCAACACTTGTCGCGGGTATGAAAACCCCGATAAATCAATGCTGGAGTTAGTTCTAGCACCAGCAGCCGATTGGATTGCTAAATCTGATGAAGAAATACTACAGGCAACCCTTGCCGAATTAGAAAAACTCTTTCCCGACCACTTCATTGGAGACAATCCGACAAAGTTGCTAAAATACCATGTCGTAAAAACGCCGCGATCGGTTTACAAAGCAACGCCCGGTCGTCAGCAGCACCGTCCAGAACAAGTGACTCCAGTTTCCAACTTCTATCTAGCAGGTAGTTACACGATGCAACGTTACTTGGGGAGTATGGAAGGTGCCGTACTTTCTGGTAAGCTGACAGCGCAGGCGATTGCTGAAGCGCATCCAGTAGCAAAATCGTCAAGCCTGCAAATGCAAACCCTTCAGCCTGCAACGAATGCTGCAACTGCCTGA
- the crtB gene encoding 15-cis-phytoene synthase CrtB, producing the protein MLQLPDSPPRLKTLVSVDESYELCRQLTEKYAKTFYLATLLMSKVKRKHIWAIYAWCRRTDELVDGPVAAITTPETLDRWEQQLKSIFAGQPTDNFDVALVDTLQSCPMDIQPYRDMIEGQRMDLYRSRYQTFEELYLYCYRVAGTVGLMSTAVMGVDASNQSAPWYKSKPPYNPTEEAISLGIASQMTNILRDVGEDARRGRIYIPLEDLAKFNYTEQDLIQGVIDERWRALMRFQITRTRQFYATAERGISYLSADARLPVWAALIHYSGILKVIERSDYDVFNQRAYVPKLQKLSTLPVAWLRAQVL; encoded by the coding sequence ATGCTGCAACTGCCTGATTCTCCCCCACGCCTGAAAACGTTGGTCTCGGTAGACGAGTCCTACGAACTTTGTCGCCAACTCACAGAAAAGTACGCCAAAACTTTTTACCTGGCTACTTTGCTAATGAGTAAGGTCAAGCGCAAGCATATTTGGGCAATCTATGCTTGGTGTCGTCGTACAGATGAACTAGTGGATGGTCCCGTTGCTGCTATCACCACACCGGAAACTTTGGATCGGTGGGAGCAGCAACTGAAATCTATTTTCGCAGGACAGCCAACGGATAATTTCGATGTAGCTCTTGTGGATACCCTTCAGTCTTGCCCGATGGACATCCAACCCTATCGGGACATGATTGAAGGTCAGCGCATGGATCTATACCGAAGTCGTTACCAAACCTTTGAGGAGTTGTATCTCTACTGTTACCGCGTCGCTGGTACTGTAGGCTTGATGTCAACAGCAGTTATGGGCGTGGATGCATCCAACCAATCAGCCCCTTGGTACAAAAGCAAGCCACCCTATAATCCTACGGAAGAAGCAATTTCTTTGGGAATTGCCAGTCAAATGACCAATATCCTGCGCGATGTAGGAGAAGACGCACGTCGGGGGAGAATTTATATTCCTCTAGAAGACTTAGCGAAGTTCAATTACACCGAGCAAGATTTGATCCAAGGTGTAATTGATGAGCGATGGCGAGCATTGATGCGCTTCCAAATCACCAGGACGCGCCAATTCTACGCAACAGCAGAAAGAGGAATCAGCTATCTATCTGCTGATGCGCGGTTACCCGTATGGGCGGCTCTCATCCATTACAGCGGGATTCTCAAGGTTATTGAACGCAGCGACTATGACGTGTTCAATCAGCGTGCTTACGTGCCGAAATTACAAAAGCTAAGTACTTTACCAGTGGCATGGTTGCGAGCACAAGTGTTATGA